The following nucleotide sequence is from Banduia mediterranea.
TCGGCGACGGATAACTGGCCAACGACTCATTGAATTGGGTTAGCCTGGGCTCGTCCTGTACATAGATCTGTAATACCCAGGGTGCATCGTCGCGCTCGGGAATGGCCTCGTTGATTGCCGTTTGAATGGCGTCACGCAGCTGGGTCATAAAAGCTGGCGTCCTTGCCTCACAACCGACCGGCTGCACCTCGAACAGCGCGCCGAGGCTGACCCCATCCTCTAACAGAAAAGCTCTACTCTCGGGAATGTATTCCATCCAAGGCAGCAAATCGGTAAACGACGGCGGTCGGGTATAGTGTTGTTTGACCGCGGCGGTGGTTAAGGGCGCACCCTCGGGAAGGTTAGGTTTATGTTTTGGCATCAGGCGTTCCTACTGATCCAACGTCGAGTGATTGGCCGCTGCGGACGCTTCACCAGGCACTTCCCCCGGTAATGCGTACTCCACCTTTTCATAAAAGGGAAAGGTGGTGACATAACCCGGCACCGGGGTGCGCTCACTGCCCGACAGGTGGGGAAAGATATACATCACCAGCGTAGGATTCGGCAGACGAGGAAATACCGTGTCGATTTCATTAGCAGCCTCTCGCACAAAGCCCTGATAGTGGTCGATACCAGATTGCGGTAACGGTTGACCACCGATGACTCGCCGGTGGTCTGGCTTCTGAACATCCACCATGTGCTGATCGTAAATGGACTTCATGGTCGGGCCGTCCTGCGGTAGTACTGTCTCTTTAGTGCTGGCGCAGCCGACCATCAGGGCACTAGTCCAGACCAGAACCAGTGATAATCGTCGCTTGTTGGAAAAGATTGGTTTCATGATGAAGTTTCCTGCCGTTGGAATGGAAATCGATGGGGAGTTCATGATCAACGTGGATTGCCAGCTCGACACCGGCGGGCACGAAGACCGCATCGAAGCTCTGTGCCTGACGCTCCCGTAACCACTGGGCGACTTCGTCGCTACCGCCGCTCAGGGTTTTGCCCAGTACGTATCTACCCGTCTCCCCGGAGACCACACTGGTGGCCGAGCCTGAATCATTGATCAGCGTTGTGGTTTCGGCCTGTGCTGCCGCTTCACCAGCCGCTTCGAGGGCCATCACGCCAATGCGTTGTGTCAGGAATGCGGGAGCGTTGGTCTTGCGTTCGCCCGTGATACAGGGGATACCCCGCGCATCGGAGATCCAGCCCAGCGGTCTATCGCTGCTTCCACTGGAACCACCCCGTTGGTTGTCATCGCTGGAGAGGGTCTGAATGGTGCCGTCCTCGAACACGAAGGTCACCGATTCCAGCTTCCCGGTCACACAAGAGAGTGTCCAGTCGCCAACAGCCGTTCCACTCCAGATCATGCCCTCAATACCGGGTATGCGCAGACCGTTAGCGGCCAGGTTTTCCTTGCCAGTAATCACCTTGAAGGGCATGGGGTCGCGCACCTGCCCCTGAATCGGCACCCTACCCACCAAGGCGGTCATACCGGTGGAGCCGATCAAAGTCGCGTTGCGAGGCACGGTGTAGACCGGCAGTGCGGTATTGAGGGCATCGGATCCTTTCGTTACCAGCGACTTCACTTCCGGACCGGCACTATCTAACGCATTACGGCTACCGCGAGTGAAGCGGTTGAGCAACGTCTCATTTTCCTCACCGGACGACGGTGAGAGCTCCAGGGGGTTGACCCACACCAGCGCTTCCGATATCGCTGCTGACGTGCTGACACCATCCAGACCGAGCCCGACCGGAATATCAGAACCCCTGGAAGACCGCTGTGTCGATGACGACCCAAAGCGGTTGGCCAGGGAATCCACCCTCGCCGTCAACG
It contains:
- a CDS encoding TIGR03752 family integrating conjugative element protein, encoding MSMVTSNRLLPLLAGSVVLMAVLVAVKSCSPSDHQPQLLEAVPQAPKPDADTPADTIKTLTANVSAMTSELNALRRDNTALKQENRDLIEDRKQIENNVLSRVQTALEAKRTDAAPSETTSAISALTARVDSLANRFGSSSTQRSSRGSDIPVGLGLDGVSTSAAISEALVWVNPLELSPSSGEENETLLNRFTRGSRNALDSAGPEVKSLVTKGSDALNTALPVYTVPRNATLIGSTGMTALVGRVPIQGQVRDPMPFKVITGKENLAANGLRIPGIEGMIWSGTAVGDWTLSCVTGKLESVTFVFEDGTIQTLSSDDNQRGGSSGSSDRPLGWISDARGIPCITGERKTNAPAFLTQRIGVMALEAAGEAAAQAETTTLINDSGSATSVVSGETGRYVLGKTLSGGSDEVAQWLRERQAQSFDAVFVPAGVELAIHVDHELPIDFHSNGRKLHHETNLFQQATIITGSGLD
- a CDS encoding TIGR03751 family conjugal transfer lipoprotein, whose amino-acid sequence is MKPIFSNKRRLSLVLVWTSALMVGCASTKETVLPQDGPTMKSIYDQHMVDVQKPDHRRVIGGQPLPQSGIDHYQGFVREAANEIDTVFPRLPNPTLVMYIFPHLSGSERTPVPGYVTTFPFYEKVEYALPGEVPGEASAAANHSTLDQ